ACATTGCAATTCCGCTTCAAAATCTTTGTGACGCTATTGAATGTGTCCCGGTTACAGGTTCAACAGATTACAAAATTTACGGATATACAGTAGTCAACAGTTTAAATGCCATTGTCACACTTTCAGCTGCAGAATTCAACAAAATCTACGGCTGGAGTACTGAGAGGGCACTTATTTTTACAAATGTTTCAACCGGCAAATCGCCGATGATAGCAATTCGTGTAACTCCATTCAAGCCAAGGTGTGTAATTCTTCAGGGTATTACTCCTGAAAAAATTCATCCTATTGTGCCTGAACTTGCACAAAGAGATAAAATCGCTCTTTTGACAACGGAAATGGATACAGACATGATTGTTAAAGTACTGAGGGAAGAACCATGGTAGGAATTATCACATACGGTGCATATGTCCCAAGATACCGCATCAAAACAG
The genomic region above belongs to Methanomicrobium antiquum and contains:
- a CDS encoding helix-turn-helix domain-containing protein, whose amino-acid sequence is MKSALRNRLAEKMAGEITMSESPGDALRKWRINFNITPGALAEKLGFSPSVISDYEGGRRKSPGTAVVGKIVATILSIDEENGGRYMKKYANILYSDFDDDVIYDMHDYDIAIPLQNLCDAIECVPVTGSTDYKIYGYTVVNSLNAIVTLSAAEFNKIYGWSTERALIFTNVSTGKSPMIAIRVTPFKPRCVILQGITPEKIHPIVPELAQRDKIALLTTEMDTDMIVKVLREEPW